From Canis lupus familiaris isolate Mischka breed German Shepherd chromosome 16, alternate assembly UU_Cfam_GSD_1.0, whole genome shotgun sequence, one genomic window encodes:
- the LOC106559805 gene encoding LOW QUALITY PROTEIN: zinc finger protein 639-like isoform X4 (The sequence of the model RefSeq protein was modified relative to this genomic sequence to represent the inferred CDS: deleted 1 base in 1 codon; substituted 1 base at 1 genomic stop codon): MEQGAVNDGWLDRNEYPKKRKRKTLHPSHYSDSSGISRFADXFNGIFSDHCYSVCSMRQPDLKYFDNKDDDSDTETSNDLPKFTDGIKARSRNQNYLVPNPVLRILDHTAFSTEKSADIEICDEECDLPESANQQAQEESPIEVHTAEDVPIAAEVHAISKDYDLETENNSLESLQDQTDEEPPAKLCKILDKSQALNVTAQQKWPLLRANSSGLYKCELCEFNSKYFSDLKQHMILKHKRTDSNVCRVCEESFSTNMLLIKHAKLHEEDPYICKYCDYKTVIFENLSQHIADTHFSDHLYWCEQCDVQFSSSSELYLHFQELSCDEQYLCQFCEHEMNDPEDLHSHVVNEQACKLIELSDKYNNRAHGQYSLLSKITFDKCKNFFVCQVCGFRSRLHTNVNRYVAIEHTKIFPGIPGGDLACVHGQALRLA; encoded by the exons ATGGAGCAAGGTGCAGTGAATGATGGATGGCTAG ATAGGAATGaatatcctaaaaaaagaaaaaggaagacattaCACCCTTCTCATTACTCAGATTCCTCTGGAATAAGCAGGTTTGCAGATTGATTCAATGGAATTTTTTCTGATCATTGTTATAGTGTTTGTTCTATGAGACAAccagacttaaaatattttgacaacaAAGATGATGATTCTGATACAGAAACATCAAATGACTTGCCAAAATTTACAGATGGGATCAAGGCCAGAAGTAGAAATCAGAACTACCTGGTTCCCAACCCTGTACTTAGAATTCTAGACCACACTGCCTTTTCTACAGAAAAATCTGCTGATATTGAAATTTGTGATGAAGAATGTGACTTACCTGAGTCAGCCAACCAACAAGCTCAAGAGGAGAGTCCTATAGAAGTTCACACTGCTGAAGATGTTCCAATTGCTGCAGAAGTGCATGCAATTTCTAAAGATTATGATCTAGAGACCGAAAACAATTCCTTGGAGAGTCTCCAAGACCAAACTGATGAAGAGCCACCAGCTAAACTTTGCAAAATTCTAGATAAGAGCCAGGCTTTGAATGTGACTGCCCAACAAAAATGGCCTTTACTGAGAGCTAATAGCAGTGGCCTCTATAAGTGTGAACTTTGTGAGTtcaacagcaaatat ttttctgatttaaagcAGCATATGATCCTGAAGCATAAGCGTACTGATTCAAATGTGTGTCGAGTATGCGAGGAGAGTTTCTCTACCAACATGCTTTTGATCAAACATGCCAAACTGCATGAAGAGGATCCCTACATTTGTAAATACTGTGattataaaacagtaatttttgAGAACCTCAGCCAGCACATTGCAGACACCCATTTTAGTGACCACCTCTACTGGTGTGAGCAGTGTGATGTACAGTTCTCATCAAGCAGTGAACTCTACCTACATTTCCAGGAGCTCAGCTGTGATGAACAGTACTTGTGTCAGTTTTGTGAACATGAAATGAATGATCCAGAAGACTTGCATAGCCATGTGGTAAATGAACAGGCATGTAAATTAATTGAGTTAAGTGATAAGTATAACAATAGAGCACATGGACAGTACAGCCTGCTAAGCAAAATTACCTTTGACAAATGTAAAAACTTCTTTGTATGTCAAGTATGTGGTTTTCGGAGTAGACTTCATACAAATGTTAACAGGTATGTTGCTATTGAACATACTAAAAtttttcctgggatccctgg TGGAGATCTTGCCTGTGTGCATGGGCAAGCATTGAGACTGGCTTAG